The Nycticebus coucang isolate mNycCou1 chromosome 2, mNycCou1.pri, whole genome shotgun sequence genome includes a window with the following:
- the ZDHHC7 gene encoding palmitoyltransferase ZDHHC7 gives MQPSGHRLRDVEHHPLLTENDNYDSSSSSSSSEADMADRVWFIRDGCGMICAVMTWLLVVYADFVVTFVMLRPSKDFWYSVVNGVIFNCLAVLALSSHLRTMLTDPGAVPKGNATKEYMESLQLKPGEVIYKCPKCCCIKPERAHHCSICKRCIRKMDHHCPWVNNCVGEKNQRFFVLFTMYIALSSVHALILCGFQFISCVRGQWTECSDFSPPITVILLIFLCLEGLLFFTFTAVMFGTQIHSICNDETEIERLKSEKPTWERRLRWEGMKSVFGGPPSLLWMNPFVGFRFRRLPLRPRKGGPEFSV, from the exons ATGCAGCCATCAGGACACAGGCTCCGGGACGTCGAGCATCATCCTCTCCTGACTGAAAACGACAATTATGACTCTTCgtcgtcctcctcttcctctgaggCTGATATGGCAGACAGGGTCTGGTTCATACGTGACGGCTGTGGCATGATCTGTGCCGTCATGACGTGGCTTCTGGTCGTCTATGCAGACTTTGTGGTGACGTTTGTCATGCTGCGGCCTTCCAAAGACTTCTGGTACTCCGTGGTCAACGGCGTCATCTTCAACTGCCTGGCTGTGCTCGCCCTGTCGTCCCACCTGAGGACCATGCTCACCGACCCC GGGGCAGTACCCAAAGGAAATGCTACAAAAGAATACATGGAGAGTTTGCAGCTGAAGCCGGGGGAGGTGATCTACAAGTGCCCCAAGTGCTGCTGTATCAAGCCCGAGCGCGCCCACCACTGCAG TATTTGCAAAAGATGTATTCGGAAAATGGACCATCATTGCCCGTGGGTGAACAATTGTGTAGGAGAAAAGAATCAGAGATTTTTTGTGCTCTTCACT ATGTACATAGCTCTGTCTTCCGTCCACGCTCTGATTCTCTGTGGATTTCAGTTTATCTCCTGTGTCCGAGGGCAGTGGACGG AATGCAGTGATTTTTCACCTCCTATAACCGTAATCCTGTTGATCTTCCTGTGCCTTGAGGgtcttctgtttttcactttcactgCGGTGATGTTTGGCACCCAGATCCATTCAATATGCAACGACGAGACG GAGATTGAGAGGCTGAAGAGTGAGAAACCCACGTGGGAGCGGAGGCTGCGATGGGAAGGGATGAAGTCTGTCTTTGGGGGGCCCCCTTCACTCCTCTGGATGAACCCCTTCGTCGGCTTCCGATTTAGGCGACTGCCTCTGAGACCCAGGAAAGGAGGCCCCGAGTTCTCCGTGTGA